Genomic DNA from Solanum pennellii chromosome 3, SPENNV200:
TTTCGTCGGGTAATCTGTATAATTTGAATGCGAAATTAACTGCTAATGCATCATCAGGGTCAAGGCCTAAGTTTTCTCGGCTCAAATCGGCTACTTTACAGGACATTACGTTGAAATATAAGCAGACCCCGAGCCGATTAGCGACGGAGTTAAGCTCCATGTTGATGGAATTGAGTCTCTCGTCAACTCCGCCGGCTTGTTCTGTGAAAGCAGTGATTTTTAAAACGGCTGGGTTGTTTGATCTCTTGGCAGCCAGTGCATGCAGTAAATGCAAGTACTGTCCGCCTTGGCCGATGTCGAAATCAATGACGTGAAGCTTGTTAAATGGGTGGTCAGCTACAGCTTCAAGGATGGCTAGATTGGCAGCCATGAAACCGAGCTTGAAACAGGGAGATACCTCGTATAGATTGTGAGTAGTATCTGTATGTTCTCTGCTTTGCAGCTCCAGGACCGGCGGTGGGTAATCGACGGGGTTCAAGCGCGACCGTAAAGCAGCAACCATGTATGCCGTTAGCCGCTGGTCGGAGGAGCCTCTGATATTGGCAACTTGTGATAGGCGCGTGAGGATTTCCAGTGCGACGTCGTTTTTTCCATCGTATATTGCTGTGGCTGCTTCTATTATAGACTGTTTGGGACATGATATTGCCGGAGATTCTGTTGAAGAAGCACACGAAGAAGTCGAAGAGGATGGAGATAGTGATGCCAGTTTCTGAATTTGGTTTTGGTTCTGAGAGGGGCTAATCAGATTCTGTATCGTCTCCGACCACTCGTTGTTGGTGATGACCGAAACTGTATCGCCTTCTTCTTCATCGTTGTCGTCTAAGAGCTGTTTCTCAAGCTCTTGAAGacaattcatcatttttttatcAGATTCCTGTACTCCGATGGTTGCTCTGTTTTGAACCGGATTTAGAGACGAAACCCCTGTAGAATAATTCTGAATACCCGGAGATAAAAACCCACCCATATTCGCAGGCTGCTGCAGAACAGGTAGAGCCTGGCGCGTGTTCATCATGGTGGATACATTTGAAttcgaagatgaaattgaaGCAGCAGCGGCAACAGAAAAATCTACAGGGGAAAGAGGAGACATTGGAGAAGACTGCTGATAACTTCTAGGCTTTACGTTACGGAGATAAAACCCAATTCcttgctgctgctgttgttgaAGTAGCATCATCTGCTGTTGTTTCTGCTGTTGAAGTTGTAGAAACTGCAATTGCTGCTGTTGTTGAAACTCCGCTAGAGATCGCTTCCCCATCAAATTAGGTCTCCCTTGATGAACCATCTGCGTAACCGGGTCAGGCAAAATACCCGATAGCGGCGAAGAATAAGGCCTTTGTGAGTTGTTGTTATTCATGGTAGATCTCCCACCGGCGCCGTAAATCTCGCCGGAGAAACCTGACGACATATTTCAACAAAGTTCCGGCCAAAACAGCTTTATGATCAGCAAAAGTTCGGATCTTTAACAAAATTCTGCATTACAGAGAAAAGGTAATTTCCTtatagagagaaaaagagagagaaaaaaattagcTTGTTGTTAAGCAATTTGATTGATTCTTGTCATGATTATAAGTTGGGTAGTTTTGTGGTCTCTTGTATGccatatttaatttgaaattccTTGTGTTTGGTGCTATTCTCTTAATCTCAACCGTTCAAAATCTCTCATTAATTTCATTCTATATCTGATCAACGGTCAGATTTACAAGTAGATGTACGGGTTCTTCACTGAACTTTCAAAGGTCCTTGGATATGGGGCCGGATAAGGACACAGCAACCACGCGCGATACTAGAGAGCGTGGAGCTACGCGATGAGAAAAAAGGCAAAGAAACTAAGAATCTGGAATGATGTTTAAGTAGTCAGTGTAACTGACAAAGTTGTTAATTAATCATGTCCAAGGTTTCAACACTAAATTTTAATAAGAGGGTCTATTAAAATCTtaacaaaaagcaaaaaaagagGATGCTTGtgatttcaattattttatcgGTCCCATCTCGTTATAATCcgattaaattcaaattcacaTCGACAATAAAGTACTCTCTGAATTTtggattttataaaaataatttaagatgaAAGGATACCATGGTGGTGTCCCATATCTAAAGTGGTAATTAAACAGGCTGTGTTTGAAATTATACAAGTTTACTGAGGTGAGTGGAAGTAATTAGAGTGGATAGTTTGAATAATAaagtttaattagttaattgaaaaagaagagTTAGTGGTCAAATCAGTAAGCAGATAAAAGTATGAAATAGGTAGAAGGTACAAGTCAAGTAGCTATCATGTTTTAACATGCATGTCACTAGCTGCATACCACCTTTATCATTCTATTGAAGTGAGAGTTCATTTTGGTCATTGATTAGAGTTATCATATTAGTAAATTTTTTCTATTGTTAAGTACAATTAGGTAAAATGATCTGATAGACctttaaatttatatcaatttatattttgaattttcgtACTTATACTTTGGTTATCTGAatctttaaattcaataaaacataatttaataaatttcattgaCCACTGATCAAgcttatgtgtttttaaaatGATTCAGTTGGTAAAAATGCGTGACATTACGTATTTTAAAGCAAGTGAACAATTTTTTaggttaaaaaataataaaattataaaagattttttttaaaaaaaaaaacaattaattaaaaagatattttttcttctccaaaGCTAATTGCTTTCATGGCAactttaactttcttttcttccatattttcaaTCTTTTACAGCAATTTCTGGATGAATTTTTTAACTCAAGAAAATCTTCTTCTAATccctttaatttttcttcttctaatatcTTTCGCTTGCAATTTTTGGATATCTTCTTCGATAACTCAAGAAATCTCTTCCAAGTCTCCTTCTAATCCCTTAAACATTTCTTTTTCAATCAATTTTGATAACTCTAATTTCAGGCAAAATTTGAGTAAATTTCGACAAGTTTCATGACATATATTGGTGTGAAATTGTATTTATAGGCAATTTTGAGTGTAAAAATAGTAGTCGGCGTTGGATTACGGAAATGTTTTTGGCCAGATCTGGTCGTGCGTGGCCAAATTTAATGTGTGGAGGCTAGTTACGCCAAATTTCTGTTTCTGTTGAGATTTTCCAAACATTTTCCAAATAAACCTTGAAAAACTTCAACACTTCCAAACCCCACCAGCAGTCGGTGACTGAAAAATGGATGGCAACAACATTCTAGAAATGATCGGAGTGGAGATCATCAAAGTAATGCCACCAATATCCATCTGCATGTAGTTGTTACTGTGGAGGTAGAAGgaggaaagaaaaatagtgatGGTGTGCATCTGAGATGAAGACGGATGAGGGAGAAAGTAT
This window encodes:
- the LOC107015046 gene encoding scarecrow-like protein 8 — protein: MSSGFSGEIYGAGGRSTMNNNNSQRPYSSPLSGILPDPVTQMVHQGRPNLMGKRSLAEFQQQQQLQFLQLQQQKQQQMMLLQQQQQQGIGFYLRNVKPRSYQQSSPMSPLSPVDFSVAAAASISSSNSNVSTMMNTRQALPVLQQPANMGGFLSPGIQNYSTGVSSLNPVQNRATIGVQESDKKMMNCLQELEKQLLDDNDEEEGDTVSVITNNEWSETIQNLISPSQNQNQIQKLASLSPSSSTSSCASSTESPAISCPKQSIIEAATAIYDGKNDVALEILTRLSQVANIRGSSDQRLTAYMVAALRSRLNPVDYPPPVLELQSREHTDTTHNLYEVSPCFKLGFMAANLAILEAVADHPFNKLHVIDFDIGQGGQYLHLLHALAAKRSNNPAVLKITAFTEQAGGVDERLNSINMELNSVANRLGVCLYFNVMSCKVADLSRENLGLDPDDALAVNFAFKLYRLPDESVTTENLRDELLRRVKALSPKVVTVVEQDMNGNTAPFLARVNEACGHYGAIFDSLDATVPRDSMDRVRIEEGLSRKMSNSVACEGRDRVERCEVFGKWRARMSMAGFGPKPVSQIVANSLRSKLNSGTRGNPGFTVNEQSGGICFGWMGRTLTVASAWR